The segment TTCATCGCCGCGTACTCCGGTTGCGCCATGGCCGAGTACTACCGCGACAACGGCAAGCACGCCCTGATCATCTACGATGACCTTTCCAAGCAGGCTGTGGCCTATCGCCAGATGTCCCTGCTGCTTCGTCGTCCTCCGGGACGTGAGGCCTTCCCCGGCGACGTGTTCTACCTCCACTCCCGCCTGCTGGAACGTGCCGCCAAAATGGACGACAAGTACGGTGCCGGTTCCCTGACCGCCCTGCCCGTCATTGAGACCCAGGCCGGTGACGTGTCCGCCTACATTCCGACCAACGTGATCTCCATCACCGACGGTCAGATCTACCTGGAGCCGAACCTGTTCAACGCTGGTGTGCGTCCCGCCATCAACGTCGGCCTGTCCGTCTCCCGCGTGGGTGGTGCCGCCCAGATCAAAGCCATGAAGCAGGTCGCCGGTACCTTGCGTCTGGACCTTGCCCAGTACCGTGAGTTGGCCGCGTTCGCGCAGTTCGGCTCCGACCTGGACAAAGCCACCCAGGCCAAGCTGAACCGCGGCGCCCGCATGGTGGAACTGCTCAAGCAGCCGCAGTACCAGCCCCTGGAAGCCCAGGAGCAGGTCGCGTCCATCTTCGCCGGTGCCAAGGGCTACATGGACGACGTTCCCGTCGAGGCCATCCGTAAATTCGAGGCCGAGTTGCTCGACTTCCTGCGCAACTCCAAGGCCGACATCCTGGCCGAGATCAAGGAAAAGCAGGCTTTGGACGACGAGCTGTCCAAAAAAATCGGGGACGCCATCGAAGAGTTTAAGAAAGGCTTCCGCGCTTAACCCTGGGGGGTGACTATGGCATCACTTAGGGATGTTCAAAACAAGATCGCAAGCATCAAAAAGACGAAGCAGATCACCAAGGCCATGAACATGGTGGCCTCGGCCAAGCTGCGTAAGGCCCAGGAGCGGATCGAACGGTTCCGCCCCTACGCCTCCAAGTTCTATGAGATGCTGCGCGAATTGGCCGGTGGGGCCGATCCCTCCGTGCATCCCCTCCTTGAGGTGCGCGACGAGATCAAAACCTCCGGAATCGTATTGGTGACCTCGGACCGCGGACTTTGCGGCAGCTTCAACACCAACCTGATCAAGGCGGCCATCAAACTGGCCACCGAGAAGGCGGCCGAAGGAAAAACGGTCAAATTCTACTGCGTCGGGAAAAAGGGTGCCGAGGCCGCGAAAAAACTCGAACACGAAATCGTGAAGAGCTACCGCGACGCCATGGGAACCTTTGACTTCACCCTGGGCATGGAAGTGGGCAACATGCTCATTGACGCCTACATCCAGGGCGAACTGGACGAAGCCACCCTCGTATACGGCGAGTTCATCAGCATGGCCCGGCAGGAGCCCGTTGTTCTGCCCGTGCTGCCTCTCGCTCCCGAGGAGGCCGAAGCCGAGGAAAGCGGCTCCGCCGCCTCCCAGGAATTCATCTACGAGCCTTCCGTGGAAGGCCTGCTGGCCGAACTGCTTCCGCGGTTCGTCAAGGTTCAGGTCTACCGCGGCCTTCTCGATACCTCCGCGTCCGAACATGCCGCACGCATGGCGGCCATGGACAACGCGACCAGGGCTTGTGATGACATGACCGATTCCCTGACTCTGCTTTACAACAAGACGCGTCAGGCGGTCATTACCAAGGAACTGATGGACATCGTCGGCGGCGCTGAAGCGCTGAATGGATAAAAAGGGGAAGAGCAATGAGCAACGTTGGAAAAATCGTGCAGGTTATCGGCGCGGTTGTCGACGTGGAGTTTCCTGAAGGCAACCTGCCCAGCATCATGAACGCGCTGGAAATCAAAAACCCGAACAACACGGACGCGCCCGAGCTGATCTGCGAAGTGGCCCAGCACCTGGGCGACAACGTGGTGCGCACCATCGCCATGGATGCCACCGAAGGTCTGGTCCGCGGCATGGAAGTGTCCGACACCGGCGAGGCCATCACCGTGCCTGTCGGCAAAGAGGCGCTCGGCCGCATCATCAACGTGGTCGGCCGTCCCGTGGACGAACTGGGCCCGGTCGAGGCGAAAAAGAGCCTCCCCATTCACCGCGCTGCCCCGAACTTCACTGAGCAGTCCACCAAGGTGGAACTGCTGGAAACCGGCATCAAGGTCGTGGACCTGCTGATTCCCTTCCCCAAGGGCGGCAAAATGGGTCTGTTCGGCGGCGCCGGTGTGGGCAAGACCGTTATCCTGATGGAAATGATCAACAACATCGCCAAGCAGCACGGCGGCCTGTCCGTGTTCGCCGGTGTTGGTGAGCGTACCCGTGAGGGCAACGACCTCTACCACGAGTTCAAGGACGCCGGCATTCTGGAGAAAGCCGCGTTGGTGTACGGCCAGATGAACGAGCCTCCGGGAGCCCGTGCCCGTGTCGCCCTCACCGGCCTGACCTGCGCGGAATACTTCCGTGACGAAGAAGGCCAGGACGTGTTGCTCTTCATCGACAACATCTTCCGCTTCACCCAGGCCGGTTCCGAGGTGTCCGCACTTCTGGGCCGCATGCCTTCCGCGGTGGGTTACCAGCCCACTCTGGGTACCGACCTCGGCGCCCTGCAGGAACGCATCACCTCCACCACCAAGGGTTCCATCACCTCGGTGCAGGCCGTGTACGTCCCCGCGGATGACTTGACCGACCCCGCGCCGGCCACGACCTTCTCGCACCTTGACGGTACGCTGGTTCTGTCCCGTCAGATCGCCGAGCTGGGCATCTACCCCGCGGTGGACCCGCTGGACTCCACGTCCCGCATCCTGGATCCGCTGGTTCTGGGTGAAGAGCACTACTTCACCGCCCGTGAAGTGCAGCAGGTGCTCCAGAAGTACAAGGAACTCCAGGACATCATCGCGATTCTGGGTATGGACGAGCTGTCCGACGAAGACAAACTCGTCGTGGGCCGCGCCCGTCGCATCCAGCGCTTCCTGTCCCAGCCCTTCCACGTTGCCGAAGCCTTCACCGGCGTTCCCGGCAAATACGTGAAGCTGGAAGACACCATTCGCGCCTTCCGCGACATCCTCGAAGGCAAGTTCGATGACTTGCCCGAGCAGGCCTTCTATATGTGCGGCGGCATTGACGAGGCGGTCGAAAAAGCCAAGAACGCATAGAAGAGGTGGTCATGGCGAATACCCTGCTTCTCGAAATCGTCACGCCCGACAGGAAAGTGCTGTCAGAGGACGTGGAATACGTGGGCGCTCCCGGTGCCCTCGGCGAGTTCGGCGTACTGCCGAACCATATTCCCTTCCTCTCCGCTCTGGGCATCGGCAACCTGCATTTTAAAAACGGCGGCAAGTCCTATTACGTCTTTGTCGCCGGCGGGTTCGCCGAAGTGAGTGGAAATAAGATGACAGTACTGGCCGAAGTCGCGGAAAAGGCGTCCGAGATCGACATCGATCGCGCTCGCAAGGCCCGTGAACGCGCTGAACAGCGTACGGCCAAAGTCAAAGAAAACGTGGACTGGGCACGCAACCAAGCGGCCCTGCGCCGGGCCATCGCCCGCATGAGCTGCCGTGAAAGCGGCTCTCAGGCAGGCACCTGCTAGGCACAACCACGATATCACGTCAGCAACGGGCGGATCGGGAAACCGGTCCGCCCGTTTATTTGTGCGGTAATGAATCAAATCGGTTGGGGACTTGCCATGCAGGGCCGGAAAAGCTACTCCCTTTCAGGAAGATAGACATACAAAGGAGCGCAAACCGTGTACGATACCCATACAGCGGCCCTGGTTCTTGCCGCGGGAAAAGGCACCCGCATGCATTCCCCGCGCCCCAAGGTTCTCCAGGAAATCCTCGGCGAACCCATGCTCCACTACGTATATCAGGCACTGACACCTCTTTTCGGTGACCATGTGCGTACCGTTGTTGGCCACGGCCGCGACGAAGTGGCCCAGCGGTTCCCCGCCTTTGCCGACGGGTTCATTGTCCAGGCCGATCAGCTCGGTACCGGCCATGCCCTGATGGAATCCTTTGAAGAACTGGAACGCATGGGCTGCGAAAACGTATTCGTGGCCAACGGCGACACCCCGCTCATGGGCAGCGCTCCCCTGGAAGGTTTTTTGGAAGCCACCACCCGTGACATGCAGGCGGACGTGGCCTTCATGACCATCACCCTGAAAAATCCCGGCTCCTTCGGCCGCGTGATCCGCACCAAGGAAGGCCAGGTGCGGGCCATTGTGGAAGCCAAGGATTACGACATCGCGGAGCACGGTCCCATGACCGGCGAGGTCAATGCAGGCCTGTACCTGTTGCGACTGGCCGCGATCAAAGACCTGCTCGGCGAGCTGACCAAGGAAAATAAAAGCGGCGAATACTACATCACCGATCTGGTGGGCCTTGGCGTCAAGCGAGGACGCGTGGTCATCGGCTACAACTGCGGGAGCGATCCCAACCTCATGGGCGTCAACTCGCCCAAGGAGCTGGTCCAGGCGGAATTTTCCCTGCGCAAACGCATTGTTTCGGACTGGCTGGACAACGGCGTGATCATCCACGCTCCGGAAAGCGCGGTCATCGGCCCGCGGGTGACCCTGGACCCCGGTGCGGAGCTGCACGGTCCTCTGGAATTGTACGGGTCCACCCATGTGGCCCAGGGCGCCACAGTGCAGTCCAATACCCGGCTGGAAGACAGCCATGTGGAAGCTGGTGCCCTGATACGCGCCTTTTCCCACTTGGAGCAGGCCCGTGTCGGCCGGGATTGCATCGTTGGCCCGTACGCCCGGCTCCGGCCCCAGGCAGAGTTGCTGCCGGGCGCCAAAGTGGGCAATTTCTGCGAGGTGAAAAAAGCCACCATCGGCTCCGGTGCCAAGGTCAACCACCTCACCTACGTGGGCGATGCGGACATCGGCTCCGGGGTGAACGTGGGGGCGGGTACCATCACCTGCAACTACGACGGAACAAACAAACACCGAACCGTGATCAAAGACAATGCCTTCATCGGCTCCAACACCGCTCTGGTGGCTCCGGTCACCGTTGGAGAAGGGTCGCTGGTGGCCGCAGGTTCGGTCATTACGAAGAATATCCCGGACGGCAATCTGGGCGTGGCTCGAGGCAAACAGACCAATATCGCGCGTCGCCATACGCGCTCTTGATTTTCGACAAAGAACGGGATAGTACGGAACCATGGAAATCATTGCTCGGCTGGAATCAAAGTTTGACGAGATGCTAAACAAAATAAAGACGTTGGAGGAAGAAAACCAACGCCTTACGGCACTGGTCGAGCAGGAAACCGACAACAGGCGGCAGGTGCAATCGCGCATCGAACGCCTCCTGGAGCGGATCGAGGAACAGTCCGGATAAGGGGACCGTGCCATGCCGCGCTATTCCCTTTCCCTGTGTGGGCTGGAAGTCACGTTCCGGACCGACGCTGAAGCGGACCGCATCGAAGCCGCCAAGGCCCTGCTTGAAGAGCGAGTGAACAGCTTGAGCAAGAGCGGTGGCAGCATCAGCAAAGATAAGCTGCTCGCGTGCGTGGCCCTCGGCCTGGCCGACGACTTTTTGGAGTCCGAAGCCGCCCGAAGGCAGATGGAAGATCGAATCGGCGAGCTCTTGGAGAGATAATCCGGACAAATAGTCCGGTTCAAAAGGCAAATACCCTGGGGAGTTGGTGATTGTCCGATGGTTTTTGAGCCAATACACTCAAAACGGGATCCAAGCCCGAGCCAACCTGTGTGCATGCCCGGCTATGTCGGGAAGCCTGATGGTGGCCGGCGGAGCCCACCTGGTCAAACCAGGTTCAAAACTGACGGCAACACGGCCTCCCGGGGTTCCGCTTTGTTCTGACGATAACGGCGGGCCACCTGTAAAAAGGTGAGCGCCCGCCCGAATCGGCATTGCCGAACACTCTCCAAATCCCGCCATGCGGCTCTTTGGCCGTACCCTTCCTCACGCGCCCACCGAATGCGAGTGACAACCGCCCGTGCGTCCCACGCACGAGGTGAAATATCAGGTGTGGACCTGTCAACATATCACCAAGGAGTGCGCCATGTTGGAAGCGCTGTTTGCCCTGGTGGGACTCGTGGCCGGAAGTGGCACGGGATACCTGCTGCATAGACATATCTCCGCGAAAAAGGTGGGGGACGCCAACGAGCTTGCCCGACGCATCGTGGAAGAGTCCCGAAAAGAAGCCGATGCCCTGCGAAAAGAGTTGCGGCTTCAGGCCCAGGATGAAATTTACGCTCAGAAAAAAGAACAAGAAAAAGAATTCAAAAACCGTGAAAACGAGCTGAAAAAGCAAGAAGCACGGCTTCAAGGAAAAGAAGAACGCCTGGAAGGCAAACTTGAAAAGGTCGCCGGCAAGGAATCGGAAGTCAACCAGATGGAAAAACGGCTCATCAAGCTGGAAAAAGAGCTTGAAGACCGCCAAATGGACCTGGACAAGCAGTGGGACGAACACGATCGCAAACTCCAGGAAATCTCCGGCCTGACCGCGGAAGAAGCCCGGGAACGGCTCATGACCGAAATCGAGTCGCGCACGCGGCACGAAGCCGGAAAAATGATCCGCGCCATTGAGATGGAAGCCAAGGAAACCTCGGACAAAAAAGCCAAGGAAATCCTTTCCCTGGCTCTACAACGCTACGCGGGCGAATATGCTGGGGAGCATACCGTCACCGCCGTGACCCTGCCCTCCGAGGACATGAAGGGCCGGATCATCGGCCGCGAAGGACGCAACATCCGCGCCCTGGAAGCCGCCACCGGCGTGGACCTGATCATCGACGACACCCCGGAAACCGTGGTGCTTTCCGCGTTCAGCCCGCTGCGGCGCGAAGTGGCCAAGCTCGCCCTGGAGCGGCTCATCCACGACGGGCGCATCCACCCGGCGCGCATCGAAGACATCGTGAACAAGGTCCAGCAGGAATTGGAAGTCAAACTGCGGGAAATCGGCGAGCAGGCCACCTTTGACGTGGGCGTGCACGGCATCCACCCCGACCTGATCAAACTGCTGGGGCAACTCCAGTACCGCACCAGCTTCTCCCAGAACGTGCTGCAGCACTCCCTGGAAGTGGCCTTCCTCTGTGGCATCATGGCCGCGGAACTCGGCCTGGATGAAAAACAGGCCAAACGCGCCGGACTGCTGCACGACATCGGCAAGGCCGTGGACCACGAAATCGAAGGACCGCACGCCACCATCGGCGCGGACCTGGCCAAAAAACACGGCGAATCCAAAGCCATCGTGCATGCCATTGCCGCGCACCATGAAGACATTCCGCCGCAGTCCATCCTGGCCAACCTGGTGCAGGCCGCGGACTCGCTGTCCGGCGCACGGCCCGGAGCACGCAAGGAACTGCTTGAAAATTACGTCAAGCGCCTGGAAGAACTGGAAGGCATCGCCACCGGATTCAAGGGCGTGACCAAGGCCTACGCCATTCAAGCGGGCCGGGAAATCCGCGTCATGGTCGATTCCGACCGCGTGGAAGACGACGGCACCTACCTGCTCTGTAAAGACATTGCCGACAAAATCGAAAACAACATGACCTACCCCGGCCAGATCCGGGTGACCGTGATCCGCGAAAAACGCGCCGTGGGCTACGCCAAGTAGCGTCAGCCGAATTTGTACAATTCATGAGGGGAATCCCTTTCTTCGGAAAGGGATTCCCCTCAAACTTTTTCCCCCATGACCGTTCCCAGCTTAGGGCAACATGGCGACGCACTGCCGCCCTACTTTACCTCTCCACCCACCAGACGCTGATCCGCTGTTCGCCCCTGGCCGCGCGCAAACGCGAGTCCGGGAAACAGGAATCCAGGGGGTGCGGGCCTCCTCGTCGCCGAAAGCACTCCGCTTTCTCTACCCGGCGGCTACATTGCTTCCCCGGCTTTGATGCGCTCCACCAGATCACGCAATGGTTTTCCGTCCGGTGTTTGCGCCTGCGGGTTGATACGCAGAAGGCTCTCCCAGGCCGCAACAGCCCCGTCTCTGTCGTCCAGATCAAAAAACAACACAATGCCCTTGTTGAACAGCGCGGTTTGGTGTCCCGGCTGTTCCTGGATGGCCCGGTCAAAGCTTTGCACGGCCTTTTCCGGCTGTTGCGTCTGCCGGTACATCACGCCCAGGTCGGTCCACACGTCCGCATGGTCCGGGGCCAGGGCCAATCCCCGTTGATACGCTTCAATGGCTTTGGCGGCCTGCCCGGTATCGTAATACGCATTCCCCAGGTCAAACCAGGCGTGAGGCTCCTGGTCATTGGCCTGGGCCTGTTTTTCAAGCTGTTGCAGATCCGGTCCCACGGCAGCGGGAGCCTGGGCCGCATGCTCCATGGCCGGGACCGGATGCGTGGTTTGACGTTCGGCGTTGAGAAAAAAGCTGATGTTGAAGCCAAGGAATAATCCGCCGAGAAAGGTAGCCACGGCCAGCAGCACGGCGGTATTGCGCCGCACCACTGGATCCACTTTCACTTTGGTGTGTTTGTTCATGGGTGCCCCCGTATATGAAAAATGTTCGTGTCTTTGGGATCGCCTTCGCAACGCGGGTGAGTGAGGCACAACGCGCACACGCCCGTTTGAGCAGGATACATGAAAACCATGACCATGGACAAGGTTTGATTGGATTGTATCGAATAACTCTTTTTCTGCCCGGTTCCCCTGTCAACAGGGTATTTTTATCTTTTTCCAGTCCGATTCCCTTCTGTTTTCATCCCATGCGCCATACCGGGGCTATGCTGTGTTCACGCCCGGCCCCGGGCATGCGGTCAACGCCCGCCAAGGAACGGCGGAAACCCTCCCCGCATGCGCAACGGGACACCTTGCGGCGCATTGCATCAACCCAAACGACCCAGGAGGGTACCCATTGTGACCATGGAAATCAGCAAGGCGTTCGTGACGCAATACTGCACGGACGTGCATCTGGCCTACCAGCAGCGCGGCTCCAAACTACGCAACACCGTGCGACTCAAGACCGGTGTCAAGGGTTCGCGCTGCGTATTCCAAAAATCCGGCAAGGGCGCGGCCGGACTCAAAACGCGCCATGGGAACGTGCCGCTGATGAACGTGAGCCGCGGCACCGTGAACTGCACGCTGGAAGACTGGTACGCGGCCGACTACGTGGACAAGCTGGATGAAGTGCGCACCA is part of the Paucidesulfovibrio gracilis DSM 16080 genome and harbors:
- a CDS encoding F0F1 ATP synthase subunit gamma produces the protein MASLRDVQNKIASIKKTKQITKAMNMVASAKLRKAQERIERFRPYASKFYEMLRELAGGADPSVHPLLEVRDEIKTSGIVLVTSDRGLCGSFNTNLIKAAIKLATEKAAEGKTVKFYCVGKKGAEAAKKLEHEIVKSYRDAMGTFDFTLGMEVGNMLIDAYIQGELDEATLVYGEFISMARQEPVVLPVLPLAPEEAEAEESGSAASQEFIYEPSVEGLLAELLPRFVKVQVYRGLLDTSASEHAARMAAMDNATRACDDMTDSLTLLYNKTRQAVITKELMDIVGGAEALNG
- the atpD gene encoding F0F1 ATP synthase subunit beta; translated protein: MSNVGKIVQVIGAVVDVEFPEGNLPSIMNALEIKNPNNTDAPELICEVAQHLGDNVVRTIAMDATEGLVRGMEVSDTGEAITVPVGKEALGRIINVVGRPVDELGPVEAKKSLPIHRAAPNFTEQSTKVELLETGIKVVDLLIPFPKGGKMGLFGGAGVGKTVILMEMINNIAKQHGGLSVFAGVGERTREGNDLYHEFKDAGILEKAALVYGQMNEPPGARARVALTGLTCAEYFRDEEGQDVLLFIDNIFRFTQAGSEVSALLGRMPSAVGYQPTLGTDLGALQERITSTTKGSITSVQAVYVPADDLTDPAPATTFSHLDGTLVLSRQIAELGIYPAVDPLDSTSRILDPLVLGEEHYFTAREVQQVLQKYKELQDIIAILGMDELSDEDKLVVGRARRIQRFLSQPFHVAEAFTGVPGKYVKLEDTIRAFRDILEGKFDDLPEQAFYMCGGIDEAVEKAKNA
- the atpA gene encoding F0F1 ATP synthase subunit alpha; the protein is MQIKAEEISKIIEDQIQNYESRVEMSETGTVLYVGDGIARVHGVENAMAMELLEFPGGVKGMVLNLEEDNVGVALLGEDTHIKEGDTVKRTGQIFSVPVGDAVMGRVLDPLGQPIDGLGPLDATETRPVELKAPGIIPRKSVHEPCYTGLKAVDAMTPVGRGQRELIIGDRQVGKTAIGVDAILAQKNTDVHCFYVAVGQKKASVALVADTLRKYGAMEYTTIISATASEPAPLQFIAAYSGCAMAEYYRDNGKHALIIYDDLSKQAVAYRQMSLLLRRPPGREAFPGDVFYLHSRLLERAAKMDDKYGAGSLTALPVIETQAGDVSAYIPTNVISITDGQIYLEPNLFNAGVRPAINVGLSVSRVGGAAQIKAMKQVAGTLRLDLAQYRELAAFAQFGSDLDKATQAKLNRGARMVELLKQPQYQPLEAQEQVASIFAGAKGYMDDVPVEAIRKFEAELLDFLRNSKADILAEIKEKQALDDELSKKIGDAIEEFKKGFRA
- the rny gene encoding ribonuclease Y, producing the protein MLEALFALVGLVAGSGTGYLLHRHISAKKVGDANELARRIVEESRKEADALRKELRLQAQDEIYAQKKEQEKEFKNRENELKKQEARLQGKEERLEGKLEKVAGKESEVNQMEKRLIKLEKELEDRQMDLDKQWDEHDRKLQEISGLTAEEARERLMTEIESRTRHEAGKMIRAIEMEAKETSDKKAKEILSLALQRYAGEYAGEHTVTAVTLPSEDMKGRIIGREGRNIRALEAATGVDLIIDDTPETVVLSAFSPLRREVAKLALERLIHDGRIHPARIEDIVNKVQQELEVKLREIGEQATFDVGVHGIHPDLIKLLGQLQYRTSFSQNVLQHSLEVAFLCGIMAAELGLDEKQAKRAGLLHDIGKAVDHEIEGPHATIGADLAKKHGESKAIVHAIAAHHEDIPPQSILANLVQAADSLSGARPGARKELLENYVKRLEELEGIATGFKGVTKAYAIQAGREIRVMVDSDRVEDDGTYLLCKDIADKIENNMTYPGQIRVTVIREKRAVGYAK
- a CDS encoding tetratricopeptide repeat protein, with the translated sequence MNKHTKVKVDPVVRRNTAVLLAVATFLGGLFLGFNISFFLNAERQTTHPVPAMEHAAQAPAAVGPDLQQLEKQAQANDQEPHAWFDLGNAYYDTGQAAKAIEAYQRGLALAPDHADVWTDLGVMYRQTQQPEKAVQSFDRAIQEQPGHQTALFNKGIVLFFDLDDRDGAVAAWESLLRINPQAQTPDGKPLRDLVERIKAGEAM
- a CDS encoding F0F1 ATP synthase subunit epsilon encodes the protein MANTLLLEIVTPDRKVLSEDVEYVGAPGALGEFGVLPNHIPFLSALGIGNLHFKNGGKSYYVFVAGGFAEVSGNKMTVLAEVAEKASEIDIDRARKARERAEQRTAKVKENVDWARNQAALRRAIARMSCRESGSQAGTC
- the glmU gene encoding bifunctional UDP-N-acetylglucosamine diphosphorylase/glucosamine-1-phosphate N-acetyltransferase GlmU produces the protein MYDTHTAALVLAAGKGTRMHSPRPKVLQEILGEPMLHYVYQALTPLFGDHVRTVVGHGRDEVAQRFPAFADGFIVQADQLGTGHALMESFEELERMGCENVFVANGDTPLMGSAPLEGFLEATTRDMQADVAFMTITLKNPGSFGRVIRTKEGQVRAIVEAKDYDIAEHGPMTGEVNAGLYLLRLAAIKDLLGELTKENKSGEYYITDLVGLGVKRGRVVIGYNCGSDPNLMGVNSPKELVQAEFSLRKRIVSDWLDNGVIIHAPESAVIGPRVTLDPGAELHGPLELYGSTHVAQGATVQSNTRLEDSHVEAGALIRAFSHLEQARVGRDCIVGPYARLRPQAELLPGAKVGNFCEVKKATIGSGAKVNHLTYVGDADIGSGVNVGAGTITCNYDGTNKHRTVIKDNAFIGSNTALVAPVTVGEGSLVAAGSVITKNIPDGNLGVARGKQTNIARRHTRS
- a CDS encoding cell division protein ZapA, translated to MPRYSLSLCGLEVTFRTDAEADRIEAAKALLEERVNSLSKSGGSISKDKLLACVALGLADDFLESEAARRQMEDRIGELLER